The Lutibacter profundi genome includes a region encoding these proteins:
- a CDS encoding CbbQ/NirQ/NorQ/GpvN family protein gives MNTLPYYRAIGKEIEIFEHSYKNKIPFLLKGPTGTGKSRFIEFMAHKLDKKLITISCHEETSSTDLIGRYIIKGAETIWLDGPLTTAIKEGAIIYLDEIAEARPDVIVAIHSLTDHRRELFIDKLGITLKAHQDFMLVASFNPGYQKGFKELKPSTRQRFIATSFDYPEAKIEAEILVNETEIEIGVAKKLVNIATKIRNLTELGLAETVSTRLLVDAAKLIHSGLPKRLSVEVAVVEPLTDDLEVVEALKDLCNLMI, from the coding sequence ATGAATACATTACCTTATTATAGAGCAATAGGAAAAGAAATAGAAATATTTGAACATTCATATAAAAATAAGATTCCATTTTTATTGAAAGGGCCTACAGGAACTGGGAAGTCCAGATTTATAGAGTTTATGGCTCATAAGCTAGATAAAAAATTGATAACTATAAGTTGTCATGAAGAAACTTCTTCAACCGACTTAATAGGTAGGTATATTATTAAAGGTGCTGAAACAATTTGGTTAGATGGACCACTAACTACAGCAATTAAAGAAGGCGCAATTATTTATTTAGATGAAATTGCGGAAGCTAGGCCAGATGTTATTGTTGCAATTCATTCACTAACCGATCATAGACGTGAATTATTTATTGATAAATTAGGAATAACTTTAAAAGCACATCAAGATTTTATGTTGGTAGCCTCTTTTAATCCGGGATATCAAAAAGGATTTAAAGAATTGAAACCTTCAACCAGACAACGATTTATAGCAACTTCTTTTGACTATCCTGAAGCTAAAATTGAAGCAGAAATCTTAGTAAATGAAACAGAAATTGAAATTGGAGTAGCCAAAAAATTAGTTAATATAGCTACTAAAATTAGAAATTTGACAGAACTTGGTTTGGCCGAAACAGTTTCTACACGATTATTGGTAGATGCGGCAAAGCTAATTCATAGCGGATTGCCAAAACGACTTTCAGTTGAGGTAGCTGTTGTTGAGCCTTTAACCGATGATTTAGAAGTTGTTGAAGCACTTAAGGATTTATGTAATTTAATGATTTAG
- a CDS encoding nitrite reductase — protein sequence MKKLNLLGLVLLVSFITFSCKNTKEEKRPKNDKIVQNGVTLTKKEMEKGSTLFFDRCAGCHGSSRKGATGPHLLPIAPKGDNRPGTTLLGVAGIRAFIENGTPAGMPEWKGILSEEEIELMTRFLQVDPPITPPFGLKEIKETWKLIVPVADRPTKPQHTRNINNYFGVIMRDAGKVAIIDGDTKEKITVLKTGFAVHILRTSASGRYIYSIGRDGRITMIDTYPKIPNIVAEVRESFDARSVEVSKYKGYEDKYLIAGGYNPSHFVIFDAQTLEPISVTSTSGKACDGKKEFIKEARVAAIVASHTDPLWVINIKERGMVALVDYTNPKEPKVTEIPTARFLHDGGWDATGHYFLVAANASNKIVVIDVPNKKLVKIIETGIKPHPGRGTNIKNKLGSLWVTSHLGENKISFIKTDKGPGRWTVVKEVKAPGVGGGALFVKSHPKSKHLWVDRTLNPDSDLHASVDVFDTQTFEHLKTITMPKGVDGRMVHMEYNEAGNEVWVSVFMGKQSALLIYNDKTLKLKKVIKEDWVQNPTGKFNIYNTTHDIY from the coding sequence ATGAAAAAATTAAATTTATTGGGACTCGTACTTTTAGTATCATTTATTACTTTTAGTTGTAAAAACACCAAAGAAGAAAAACGCCCTAAAAATGACAAAATTGTTCAGAATGGAGTTACACTTACAAAAAAAGAAATGGAGAAAGGAAGTACTCTATTTTTTGACAGATGTGCAGGCTGCCATGGCTCTTCAAGGAAAGGGGCAACAGGGCCACATTTATTGCCTATTGCACCGAAAGGAGATAATAGACCTGGCACAACGCTTCTAGGTGTTGCAGGTATTCGTGCTTTTATAGAAAATGGAACACCAGCAGGCATGCCAGAATGGAAAGGTATATTGAGTGAAGAAGAGATAGAATTAATGACACGTTTTTTGCAAGTAGATCCACCAATTACACCTCCATTTGGTTTAAAAGAAATTAAAGAAACATGGAAATTAATTGTTCCTGTAGCAGATAGACCTACGAAACCACAGCACACTAGAAATATTAATAATTACTTTGGTGTAATTATGAGAGATGCAGGTAAAGTAGCTATTATTGATGGTGATACTAAAGAAAAAATAACTGTCTTGAAAACAGGATTTGCCGTTCATATTTTAAGAACATCAGCTTCAGGAAGATATATTTATTCTATAGGTAGAGATGGTAGAATTACAATGATTGACACCTATCCTAAAATTCCGAATATTGTTGCAGAAGTTAGAGAGTCTTTTGACGCTCGATCTGTTGAAGTATCAAAATACAAAGGATATGAAGACAAGTACTTAATTGCGGGGGGGTATAATCCTAGTCATTTTGTTATTTTTGATGCGCAAACTTTAGAACCAATTAGTGTTACTAGCACAAGTGGTAAAGCATGTGATGGAAAAAAAGAATTTATAAAAGAGGCGCGTGTAGCTGCAATAGTAGCTTCACATACAGATCCTTTATGGGTAATAAATATTAAAGAAAGAGGTATGGTAGCTTTAGTTGATTATACAAATCCTAAAGAACCAAAAGTGACAGAAATTCCTACAGCAAGATTTTTACACGATGGAGGCTGGGATGCTACAGGACATTATTTTTTAGTAGCAGCAAATGCCAGTAACAAAATTGTTGTAATTGATGTGCCCAATAAAAAGTTAGTTAAAATTATTGAAACAGGAATTAAACCTCATCCAGGTAGAGGAACTAATATTAAAAATAAATTGGGCAGCCTTTGGGTAACATCTCATTTAGGAGAAAATAAAATATCTTTTATTAAAACTGATAAGGGACCAGGACGTTGGACAGTTGTAAAAGAGGTTAAAGCTCCTGGAGTAGGTGGTGGCGCTTTATTTGTGAAATCTCATCCAAAATCTAAACACCTTTGGGTTGACAGAACATTAAACCCTGATTCTGATTTACATGCTTCCGTAGATGTTTTTGATACACAAACTTTTGAACATTTAAAAACCATAACTATGCCTAAAGGTGTTGATGGTCGTATGGTACATATGGAATATAATGAAGCTGGAAATGAAGTTTGGGTATCTGTATTTATGGGTAAACAGAGCGCTCTTTTAATTTATAATGATAAAACATTAAAATTGAAAAAGGTAATAAAAGAAGATTGGGTGCAAAATCCAACAGGAAAATTCAATATCTACAATACAACACACGATATTTATTAA
- a CDS encoding DUF542 domain-containing protein, with product MDIYKEQTVAEVVSGNVGADHVFSKYNIDFCCGGNVTLEKACQEKGITFEVLKKEIETLVNSISNETNFSEMDEISIINYAQNVFHNYFKENIPLVSALALKVAEVHWKQHKEVIEINNLFNQIVPELNEQMAAEEKNLFPILKKETLQRKETELKSVVKTTQNMENVDKQIGVVFKRLANLTNSYTPPVGACNTFKLLYEKLHEVELKLHNYMHFEINILFPRVLKKLKS from the coding sequence ATGGATATATATAAGGAACAAACAGTTGCAGAAGTGGTGAGTGGAAATGTGGGTGCGGACCATGTTTTTAGTAAATACAACATAGATTTTTGTTGTGGTGGTAATGTTACACTTGAAAAGGCTTGTCAAGAAAAAGGAATAACATTTGAAGTTTTAAAAAAGGAAATAGAAACACTAGTTAATAGTATTAGTAATGAAACTAATTTTAGTGAAATGGATGAAATTTCTATAATTAATTATGCTCAAAATGTATTTCATAATTATTTTAAAGAAAATATTCCACTAGTATCGGCATTAGCACTAAAAGTTGCTGAAGTTCACTGGAAACAGCATAAAGAAGTTATAGAAATAAATAATTTGTTCAATCAGATTGTTCCTGAATTGAATGAACAAATGGCAGCCGAGGAAAAGAACCTTTTTCCTATATTAAAAAAGGAAACCTTGCAAAGAAAAGAAACAGAATTAAAATCAGTAGTAAAAACTACTCAAAATATGGAAAATGTTGATAAACAAATAGGAGTTGTTTTTAAACGTTTAGCAAATTTAACAAACAGTTATACACCGCCTGTAGGTGCCTGTAATACTTTTAAATTGTTGTATGAAAAATTACATGAAGTTGAGTTGAAATTACATAATTACATGCATTTTGAAATAAATATTTTATTTCCTAGAGTATTAAAAAAATTAAAATCGTAA
- a CDS encoding cbb3-type cytochrome c oxidase subunit I — protein sequence MKYKSQKVAYWFFALSMLLLVLQIVYGFIMGFAHAGYDGLHSIIPFNTAKAVHLNLLVVWLLSGFFGAAYYIIPEEAQRELVSVKLAYVQLITLALVGVAAIIGFHFNYWEGRKFLEIPRPLDYLVVLNVLLFLGIILVTLFKGKRRTTTALVLSMGLLFAALLYLPGMITFDNQTMDSFFRWWVVHLWVEGVWELIMGGILSFLLIKITGVDREVIEKWLYVIVGLTFLSGILGTGHHYYYIGVNKIWLIVGGIFSALEPLAFLAMALFAVNMYRKGEKKHPNKLALYWTLGAAIVSFVGAGLLGFAHTLPQTNIYTHGTLVTAMHGHLAFWGAYAMIVFAIISYSLPNMTGRKLYESAIGRAAFWLSNIGMVGMTVAFGVAGVVQVYLERKLKMNFMVVQQEIEVHFIVLIICATIFATGITLFIIDFFKHGTPTDEAIESES from the coding sequence ATGAAATATAAATCACAAAAAGTAGCCTATTGGTTTTTTGCGCTTTCAATGCTATTATTAGTATTACAAATTGTATATGGGTTTATCATGGGGTTTGCACATGCAGGATATGATGGCTTACACAGTATTATTCCTTTCAATACAGCAAAAGCAGTTCATCTTAATTTACTGGTAGTTTGGTTGTTATCTGGTTTTTTTGGAGCAGCCTATTATATTATCCCAGAAGAAGCACAACGAGAATTAGTAAGTGTTAAATTAGCTTATGTTCAATTAATTACTTTAGCTTTAGTTGGTGTTGCAGCTATTATAGGCTTTCACTTTAATTATTGGGAAGGGCGTAAATTTTTAGAAATACCTCGTCCACTAGATTATTTAGTGGTATTAAATGTACTCTTATTTTTGGGGATAATTTTAGTTACTTTATTTAAAGGTAAAAGAAGAACTACCACAGCATTAGTACTTTCAATGGGGCTTTTGTTTGCAGCATTACTGTATTTACCAGGAATGATAACATTTGATAATCAAACTATGGATTCTTTTTTCCGTTGGTGGGTAGTTCACTTATGGGTTGAAGGTGTTTGGGAATTGATAATGGGAGGTATTTTGTCTTTCTTATTAATAAAAATAACGGGTGTTGATAGAGAAGTTATTGAAAAATGGCTGTATGTAATTGTTGGATTAACATTTTTATCAGGAATTTTAGGGACTGGTCATCATTATTACTATATAGGAGTAAACAAAATTTGGCTAATTGTTGGGGGAATATTTTCAGCGTTGGAGCCATTAGCATTTTTAGCAATGGCATTGTTTGCAGTGAACATGTATAGAAAAGGAGAAAAAAAACATCCAAATAAATTAGCATTGTATTGGACATTAGGGGCAGCAATTGTTTCATTTGTTGGAGCTGGTTTATTGGGTTTTGCTCATACATTACCACAAACAAACATTTACACTCATGGTACTTTAGTAACAGCCATGCATGGTCACCTAGCATTTTGGGGAGCGTACGCAATGATTGTGTTTGCAATTATAAGTTATAGTTTACCAAATATGACAGGTAGAAAATTATATGAAAGTGCCATAGGAAGAGCCGCTTTTTGGTTGTCAAATATTGGTATGGTTGGTATGACTGTTGCTTTTGGTGTTGCCGGCGTTGTACAAGTATACTTGGAGCGTAAGCTAAAAATGAACTTTATGGTAGTTCAACAAGAAATTGAAGTTCATTTTATTGTTTTAATTATTTGCGCTACTATTTTTGCAACAGGTATTACACTTTTCATTATAGACTTCTTTAAGCACGGTACTCCTACAGATGAAGCAATAGAAAGTGAAAGTTAA
- a CDS encoding nitric oxide reductase activation protein NorD, translating into MFEPDEYIFTKLAYYFKRRKRKKEESNIHAVNLDDLKPRLTIFARAITGEAIEIFEAEREGGYKNNNFFLPSKYSDFKTVDENISFYLFRILYLSIQKNLNLNWLDKTEHELLESQQKANETSSIVLETLFQQFPITKKQHKKLIQFYSKNIKKNSEADFTFIYGKWMRNNPEEGLKDKLKNFTDKVKKGKEEKPKTILKSKAVEEIISVQVDEKQREDATTQHQFEKVETADEFGGNWRDMDGDDDLKDHENALDELNMKYTVRVDDTAHSVYQADFVENTTVSESAEIDSTGYHVVYDEWNYTKRKYKEGFCKVYPKTLLKTNVSYYKKTINQNKSTLIGLRKMLATVNNKLLQQRRQTQGEEFDIDAITDLFVDVHSGHTPSEKIYLSKRKKEKDLSILLLLDISLSSDGYAAGNRVIDVEKQVSILFGEILNEFDIDFSIDCFYSKTRNHSTYLTIKDFDEDWDKAKFKVGAVEPSGYTRIGAALRHSGAMLDKRDTKNKWVILISDGKPNDYDKYEGKYGINDVKQALRELNERQINSYALAIEAQAKYYLPQMFGQNHYQILTTPVELLKSLVLLYEKIKHQS; encoded by the coding sequence ATGTTCGAACCCGATGAATATATCTTTACAAAACTTGCGTATTACTTTAAACGGCGTAAACGTAAAAAGGAAGAAAGTAATATTCATGCTGTAAATTTAGATGATTTAAAACCACGATTAACTATTTTTGCTAGGGCAATAACAGGTGAAGCTATAGAAATATTTGAGGCGGAAAGAGAAGGCGGTTATAAAAACAATAATTTTTTCCTTCCTTCAAAATATTCCGATTTTAAAACAGTTGATGAAAATATTTCTTTCTATTTATTTAGAATATTATATCTATCCATTCAAAAAAATTTAAATTTAAATTGGCTTGATAAAACGGAACATGAATTACTAGAATCACAACAAAAAGCCAACGAAACGTCTTCAATTGTTTTAGAAACGTTATTTCAACAATTTCCTATTACAAAAAAACAGCATAAAAAACTTATTCAATTTTATTCAAAAAATATAAAGAAGAATTCCGAAGCAGATTTTACATTTATTTATGGAAAATGGATGCGTAATAATCCTGAAGAAGGTTTAAAAGATAAACTTAAAAATTTTACGGATAAAGTAAAAAAGGGAAAAGAAGAAAAGCCAAAAACTATTTTAAAATCAAAAGCTGTTGAAGAAATAATTTCAGTTCAGGTAGATGAAAAACAACGAGAAGATGCCACTACACAACATCAATTTGAAAAAGTGGAAACAGCTGATGAATTTGGTGGGAATTGGAGAGATATGGATGGAGATGATGATTTAAAAGATCACGAAAATGCTTTAGACGAACTAAATATGAAATATACAGTTCGCGTAGATGATACGGCACATTCTGTATATCAAGCAGATTTTGTGGAGAATACAACAGTTTCGGAAAGTGCAGAAATAGATAGCACAGGATACCATGTGGTTTATGATGAATGGAATTATACAAAACGAAAATATAAAGAAGGTTTTTGTAAAGTATATCCTAAAACCCTTTTAAAAACAAACGTTTCCTATTATAAGAAAACGATTAATCAAAATAAATCAACATTAATTGGCTTGCGAAAAATGTTAGCTACAGTTAATAATAAATTGCTACAACAGCGCCGCCAAACTCAAGGTGAAGAGTTTGATATTGACGCCATAACAGATTTGTTTGTTGATGTGCATTCTGGGCATACACCTTCCGAAAAAATATACCTTTCTAAACGCAAAAAAGAAAAAGATTTATCTATTTTATTATTGCTAGATATTAGTTTGTCAAGTGATGGATATGCCGCTGGAAATAGAGTAATTGACGTTGAAAAACAAGTTTCTATTTTATTTGGTGAAATTTTAAATGAATTTGACATCGATTTTTCGATAGATTGCTTTTACTCTAAAACAAGAAATCATTCTACATACTTAACTATCAAAGATTTTGATGAAGATTGGGATAAAGCTAAATTTAAAGTGGGAGCTGTTGAACCTAGTGGTTATACTAGAATTGGTGCTGCTTTACGCCATTCTGGAGCTATGTTAGACAAGCGTGATACTAAAAATAAATGGGTTATTTTAATTTCAGACGGCAAGCCAAACGATTATGATAAATACGAAGGAAAGTACGGAATAAATGATGTTAAACAAGCCTTGAGAGAATTGAATGAACGTCAAATAAACTCGTATGCTTTAGCTATTGAAGCACAAGCCAAATATTATTTACCACAAATGTTTGGACAAAACCACTATCAAATTTTAACGACTCCTGTTGAGCTCCTAAAATCATTGGTGCTTCTCTATGAAAAAATAAAACATCAATCTTAA
- a CDS encoding alginate export family protein, producing MKKVIYLAVLLVLLSTSLSAQQIDLSAEVRPRFENRHGFKTLINTNVDGANFISQRSRLNFNFKNDKLKLGIVLQNVRVWGDVGTLSSKDTQIAFHQAWAEAILSNKVSLKLGRQEIVYDDHRIFGNVGWAQQARSHDALLLKFIPNKKNRLDLGFAVNADGQFLTDALYSNAAGYKSFQYAWYHTLFNNSSLSLLLLNTGIEYLDGNSNQTVDYMQTIGGRYVYKSGKFNANAAGYLQSGKSRNANVSAGYFGANLDYKVTSNFSLGIGIDYLSGKDMNDSSTDIKSFAPLFGTNHKFNGWMDYFYVGNHANSVGLTDVNVTLAYKKDKFSAKLIPHFFSAPANVYNNSTKMDSNLGTEIDLVLGYKIASDIMFNVGYSRMYATSSLEVLKGGDKDENNSWVWMMISFKPKLFSSIKNN from the coding sequence ATGAAAAAAGTAATTTATTTAGCAGTTCTTTTAGTGCTTTTATCAACGTCTTTAAGTGCACAACAAATAGATTTATCAGCTGAGGTGAGGCCTCGTTTTGAAAATAGACATGGTTTCAAAACCTTAATAAATACAAATGTAGATGGAGCAAATTTTATTTCACAACGCTCACGTTTAAATTTTAATTTTAAAAATGACAAATTAAAATTAGGAATAGTACTTCAAAATGTACGTGTTTGGGGAGATGTTGGTACGCTCTCTAGCAAAGATACTCAAATAGCTTTTCATCAGGCTTGGGCCGAAGCTATATTGTCAAACAAAGTTTCTTTAAAATTGGGACGTCAAGAAATTGTTTATGATGATCACCGTATTTTTGGGAATGTAGGTTGGGCACAACAAGCTAGAAGTCATGATGCCCTTTTGCTTAAGTTTATACCCAATAAAAAGAATAGGTTAGATTTAGGTTTCGCAGTTAATGCAGATGGTCAATTTTTAACTGACGCATTGTACAGTAATGCAGCGGGTTACAAATCTTTTCAATACGCTTGGTATCATACTCTATTTAACAACAGTTCATTAAGTTTATTATTGCTTAATACAGGTATTGAATATTTAGACGGTAATAGTAATCAAACAGTAGACTATATGCAAACTATTGGTGGTCGTTACGTTTATAAATCAGGAAAGTTTAATGCCAATGCAGCAGGTTATTTACAGTCTGGAAAATCACGTAACGCCAATGTAAGCGCAGGTTATTTTGGCGCAAATTTAGATTACAAAGTTACAAGTAATTTTTCTCTTGGTATTGGAATAGATTATCTATCTGGTAAAGATATGAACGATTCTAGTACAGATATAAAATCGTTTGCCCCACTATTTGGTACCAATCATAAATTTAATGGTTGGATGGATTATTTTTACGTAGGAAATCACGCTAATTCTGTTGGCTTAACTGATGTAAATGTAACTTTAGCTTACAAAAAAGATAAATTTTCGGCTAAATTAATACCTCACTTCTTCTCTGCACCAGCTAATGTTTACAACAATTCAACAAAGATGGATAGTAATTTAGGAACGGAAATTGACTTGGTTTTAGGGTATAAAATTGCTAGTGACATTATGTTTAATGTTGGCTACTCTAGAATGTATGCTACAAGCAGTTTGGAAGTATTAAAGGGTGGCGATAAAGATGAAAATAATAGCTGGGTATGGATGATGATTTCATTTAAACCTAAATTATTTTCGTCGATTAAAAATAATTAA
- a CDS encoding TonB-dependent receptor plug domain-containing protein, whose protein sequence is MRTNLIAFGVLLFFLNLTSAQIKTKENSKEGGKTEQLEEVIVTAQYAPQSEKNAVYKVKIINSNTINRKAANNLRELLQQELNLDLTQNSVFGTSLEIQGISKENIKILIDGVPVIGRLNGIIDLNQINLSSIERVEIIEGPVSVFYGTDAMGGIINLITKKEQKENVEANISSYIESINATNINGEIGYKFKNNTIRFNSAYYHFNGLNTNKSPRNLNWEERGQYFGNLMFSKKLENLTLRLNSNISNEKLISLGEPDRRGNIKDINYFTKRIDNSLNVQGKILKNKFINVVASYLYYQRYHDTFIVDPVTFTKTQSTADIKSENIVKYNYGGLRAQLGKSNLSDKTNYAYGVDYYKENSIGNRILDKKQSINTLALFGSLNYKLLKGLEIQPASRYTWNSSYGSLFSPALNIKLKFNNKNQIRFSYARGFRAPSIKELFLDFHINAGPLTYIISGNEDLDVEKSHSFNLYYSFNKDLENKRYISIEPSIFYNNISSLIALSEMVDFKRNYLNIDKFKSIGGKVNFHYKTKDVLSLKAGVSLIGRYNKFNEAYNTQQFFYSPEFSANINYKIKKIHLIIDVYNKFTGKRDGFIIDSNTSTIVKITRASFNNLNTTFSKSFNKSNIRIAIGVKNALDIKDIETVNEVGQAHSRDLQLWGRSFFFKTTYNL, encoded by the coding sequence ATGAGGACTAATTTAATAGCCTTTGGGGTGCTATTGTTTTTTTTAAACTTGACATCAGCTCAAATAAAAACAAAAGAAAACAGTAAAGAAGGTGGTAAAACTGAACAGTTAGAAGAAGTAATAGTTACCGCTCAATATGCACCTCAATCAGAAAAAAATGCAGTATATAAAGTCAAAATTATAAATTCTAATACCATTAATAGAAAGGCAGCAAATAATTTAAGAGAGTTGTTACAGCAAGAATTGAATTTAGATTTAACACAAAATTCAGTTTTTGGAACTAGTTTAGAAATACAGGGTATATCTAAGGAAAATATTAAAATTTTAATTGACGGTGTACCTGTTATTGGACGTTTAAACGGTATTATAGATTTAAACCAAATTAACCTATCTTCAATTGAAAGGGTTGAAATAATTGAAGGTCCTGTATCTGTTTTTTATGGTACCGATGCTATGGGAGGTATTATAAATCTTATTACCAAAAAAGAACAAAAAGAAAATGTAGAAGCGAATATATCTTCTTACATAGAAAGTATAAATGCTACAAATATCAATGGAGAGATAGGTTATAAATTTAAAAACAATACAATACGCTTTAATAGTGCTTACTACCATTTTAATGGTTTGAATACAAATAAATCACCACGTAATTTAAATTGGGAAGAAAGAGGTCAATACTTTGGTAATTTGATGTTTAGCAAAAAATTAGAGAATTTAACATTGCGTCTAAATAGTAATATTTCTAATGAAAAATTGATTTCTCTTGGAGAACCAGACAGAAGAGGTAATATTAAAGATATAAACTACTTTACCAAACGTATTGACAATTCATTAAATGTGCAAGGTAAAATTCTAAAAAATAAATTCATAAATGTAGTTGCTTCTTATCTGTATTATCAGAGATATCACGATACTTTTATTGTTGACCCAGTAACTTTCACAAAAACACAATCCACAGCAGATATTAAATCTGAAAATATTGTTAAATACAATTATGGAGGACTTAGAGCTCAGTTGGGCAAAAGCAATTTGTCAGACAAAACTAATTATGCTTATGGAGTAGATTATTACAAAGAAAATTCAATTGGTAATAGAATTTTAGATAAAAAACAGTCTATCAATACATTAGCCTTATTTGGAAGTTTAAACTACAAACTTCTAAAAGGACTTGAAATTCAACCAGCATCAAGATATACTTGGAACAGTAGCTACGGAAGTTTATTTTCACCGGCTTTAAATATTAAATTAAAGTTTAATAATAAAAACCAAATACGTTTTTCATACGCACGAGGCTTTAGAGCACCATCTATAAAAGAATTATTCTTAGACTTTCATATAAATGCAGGACCTTTAACATATATTATTTCTGGTAATGAAGATTTAGATGTAGAGAAATCACATAGTTTTAATTTGTATTACTCCTTTAATAAAGATTTAGAAAATAAAAGGTACATTTCTATTGAGCCATCTATTTTCTACAATAATATTTCTAGTCTCATAGCTTTAAGTGAAATGGTAGATTTTAAAAGAAATTATTTAAATATAGATAAATTTAAATCAATTGGTGGTAAAGTAAATTTTCACTATAAAACCAAGGATGTTCTCTCTTTAAAAGCAGGTGTTTCGCTTATTGGTAGGTATAATAAGTTTAATGAAGCTTATAATACTCAACAATTTTTTTACTCTCCAGAATTTTCGGCAAACATTAATTATAAAATTAAAAAGATTCATTTAATAATTGATGTCTATAACAAATTTACCGGTAAAAGAGATGGTTTTATAATTGATAGTAATACAAGTACAATTGTTAAAATAACAAGAGCAAGTTTTAACAATCTTAATACTACTTTTTCAAAATCATTTAATAAGTCAAATATTAGAATAGCTATTGGGGTTAAAAATGCTTTAGACATCAAAGATATTGAAACGGTAAATGAAGTGGGACAAGCACACTCAAGAGATTTACAACTTTGGGGACGCTCTTTCTTCTTTAAAACAACATATAATTTATAA
- a CDS encoding c-type cytochrome, with protein sequence MLSKKQARAFFLGGTLVTFLVFIGLTVYSLSKGNDQTNNENLTAEVVRGKEIWESNNCMGCHTILGEGSYYAPELTKVVDRLNEQYNGNGEEIIKGILTSKTSWQPHGRKMVAYGMTEAEATDVISFFKWIGEIDLNGFERIVSPLAKDRINN encoded by the coding sequence ATGTTATCTAAAAAACAAGCAAGAGCATTTTTTTTGGGGGGGACACTTGTAACATTTCTTGTATTTATAGGACTTACAGTGTATTCTTTATCAAAAGGAAATGATCAAACAAACAATGAAAATCTTACTGCAGAAGTGGTAAGAGGAAAAGAAATTTGGGAATCTAATAATTGTATGGGGTGTCATACAATTTTAGGAGAGGGAAGTTATTATGCCCCTGAATTAACAAAAGTTGTTGACCGTTTAAATGAACAATATAATGGAAATGGTGAGGAAATTATTAAAGGAATTTTAACATCAAAAACATCTTGGCAACCGCATGGAAGAAAAATGGTAGCTTATGGAATGACTGAAGCAGAAGCAACAGACGTAATATCGTTCTTTAAATGGATTGGCGAAATTGATTTAAACGGTTTTGAAAGAATAGTATCTCCACTAGCAAAAGATAGAATTAACAACTAA